From the Candidatus Hydrogenedentota bacterium genome, the window CTTTCGTTTACCTCATCCTCTTCGCCGTCGACATCACCAAGGGAAAATTCCGTCGTCTGCATGGAATTCGTGCCCCCACACCGGGGGCAGACGCCCTTTGAGATGGCAAACGACCGCATTTGCTCAGAATCCGACAACAGGCAGTCTTTGCACACTGCTATGGGTCTGTTTCGAAATATGGCCCATAGCACCAGCACCCAACTCTTAAGAATGGCGAACTTGCGCAACATAACAGGCCTTTCTCACCCACGTTGCAGACGTTCTACTCGATAGTCTGTAGGCCCTCGCACATGACGTAGTGTTGCTTCACTGGCAATTGGCTCATCCACTCGCGGACCTCAAGCGTCTTCCACTTGCCCGAACCTTTGCCGCCGCCCGAATCATTGTCCCAAAGCCATTTCGGCGTTGGCCAGAGGCAATACGTGGGGTTGACCGTGCGATAGAACTCGCGCGACACGCCGTTTTGGCCGTGGTGCGCCATTTGCACATAGTCGCAGTGGAGGCGTTTGGCGTAGGGACTCGCGAGCAACTTGTTGCCGCCCTCATATCCCAGGTCGCCGAGGAAGAGAACACTCTTGTTGGAATCCCAAACGCGCAGGACGGCGCTCGAGTTGTTCAGCGGGTTGTTGTGAAATTCCGGGTTCTTGACGCCAAGCACTTCAATTCTGACACCGTCAATCCGAAACGTCTGGCCGAGACGCAATTCAATCAGCTCGCGATTGGCCGATTGCATCGTCGCGACAAACTCGGCGTATTGTTTCTTGTCGGCCTCGTTGCAGTACAGATTGACCCAGTCCCTATCAGGCATCGAGGCATAAATGGGGCCGATGGTGAGTCCGTCGGGGTTCTTGACGAGCTCATGCATGGCATTCATGTGATCGTCGTGTGGATGGGTCAGAAACCATACGTCCACCCTATTCCCGTGCGCTCTCAGGAACTCGCGCAGGTAAGGGGCATCGCCCGCGACGCCACCGTCGATGACGATGAGTTTTCCGCCTTTCGTTTGCAGCACGTACGACATGATCTGCGAGTTCGTCTGGTTGGGAAGCTGCCACAAGGTGAACGTCGTCGTACCGACGGGCTTATCCTTACGACATGCAGGCGCAGCGCAGCCCGCGAGGCTCGCGGCCAACGCCAGTACAAATGCCAGATACAGAATTCTTCGCATAACTTCTCCACGTTGCTTTCCATTCAAGGTTCTGCGCGACATTCGTCAGGCTAGGGGATCGGAAAAAGAAGCACATCCGCTCCAGAGGGCCACTGATCTTTACCGATCTTGGTCTGCCACTGCGCGTATTCGCCGTCTTTGTAGACTCGCGCCGCGCGCCAGGTCATAGGCAAGATGACCTTTGGTGCAATGGGCTTCAGATTCTTGTACGCCCATTTTTCGCTGCCAAACGCATGATTAAGAATGTAGTCGAGCGCTTTGCGAATGCTGCGTCCGTCTTCAGTCTGGAAGTGCCACAAGTCAACGCCCGTGTGTTCGCCAAGCCGCGCCAGATTGAAGAATGCGCGCAGGTTCATCACGCTGTAGTTGTACGAGTTTGTGCGCCGGAGTTCGAGGGGTTGGCCGCCATCCGGTTCGATTTGCGCGGCAATGCGTTTACTTCCGACTTCCGAGAGGACTTTCTTCGCCAGAGCTTCATCGCCCGTGAACAACGCAAATGTGGCAACCTGCACGTCATACCACGTGCCGTGGTTGTTCTTCTCCTGGGATTCGGCAATGCCGTATGGGTGCGTAGTGAGCCAGTTCGTGTACTCTTTGAACCACTGCACGAGCCCCGCCTGATCCGAGCCCGTCCACGATTTCGAGCCAGCCAGCAGCCCGATCGAATCGAGGAAGTCCGCCAGGCCAGCCGTGTCGATAATGCCGATTCCGCGGCCCTCGCTACGCCCGGGAACTGCCTGCCCATACTTCAGATTCGGATTCATGCGGGTCGCTTCATCCAAGAACCACACGCGCACAAGCAGAGCGGCGCGTTCGGCATATTTCTCTTCGCCGGTGAACCAGTAGGCCTGCGCCAATAGCGTGGCATTTCGCGCCATCGAGCCTAGGCCGACGTTGTCGTACTTGTTGCGATCCGGATTCACTTCGCCATCTTTGTTGATATACGGCAGTCCATCCTTCTTGGTTGGGTCGGGCCACCAGTAGGGCCCGACGCTCATGTAGTCGTGCTTATCGCCGCTCGGCGGCGTGAAGGGCTTATCCATGACCGAGAACGGACCTGCGGTCAGGGCCGCGTCCGCCGCCGTTCGCAATGCCGCTATCGGCACCGTGAACGCCGAATCGCCGGCCTGCACTCTGGCCCGCGTGTCGACGAGCGATTGGCCATCGAGCAGGAAGACGCGAGGGAGACCCTCGGCAGCGGAGGCAGAACTCAGTGCGAGACAGAAGAGAGCAGTGACTTTGAGTAGCGACATGGCAGACCCCCCTTGGCTCCAGTGTTGCTATCGAGGATGCGGCGCAAGACTAGTACATCGCTGCACCGTTTCGTCCATCACAATACGCGAAGAGGACGCGAGGCTTCCACTTGCACCGCGATGCCGAGACTCGTTGGCGTTATACCGTGTATTTCGTTGCCACGTATTCGTCGATGATGGCGCGAAATTCGGTAGCAAGCTCCGTGGGCGAGCCGGTGAGGGTCTTGTACTTCTGCCCATCCACGTAGACGGGACAGCTAGGTTCTTCGCCGGAACCGGGCAGGCTGATGCCGATGTTCGCGGCCTTGGATTCGCCGGGACCGTTGACTACGCAGCCCATGACCGCGAGTTTGAGGTCTTCGAAGCCTTTATACTGCCGCTTCCATTCCGGCATCTTGTCGCGCACATAGCCCTGAACCTGTTCCGCGAGTTGTTGAAACACGGTGCTGGTAGTGCGGCCACAGCCGGGACAGGCGGTAATGCTCGGAGCGAACGAACGCAGGCCGAGC encodes:
- a CDS encoding MBL fold metallo-hydrolase; its protein translation is MRRILYLAFVLALAASLAGCAAPACRKDKPVGTTTFTLWQLPNQTNSQIMSYVLQTKGGKLIVIDGGVAGDAPYLREFLRAHGNRVDVWFLTHPHDDHMNAMHELVKNPDGLTIGPIYASMPDRDWVNLYCNEADKKQYAEFVATMQSANRELIELRLGQTFRIDGVRIEVLGVKNPEFHNNPLNNSSAVLRVWDSNKSVLFLGDLGYEGGNKLLASPYAKRLHCDYVQMAHHGQNGVSREFYRTVNPTYCLWPTPKWLWDNDSGGGKGSGKWKTLEVREWMSQLPVKQHYVMCEGLQTIE
- a CDS encoding alginate lyase family protein, with product MSLLKVTALFCLALSSASAAEGLPRVFLLDGQSLVDTRARVQAGDSAFTVPIAALRTAADAALTAGPFSVMDKPFTPPSGDKHDYMSVGPYWWPDPTKKDGLPYINKDGEVNPDRNKYDNVGLGSMARNATLLAQAYWFTGEEKYAERAALLVRVWFLDEATRMNPNLKYGQAVPGRSEGRGIGIIDTAGLADFLDSIGLLAGSKSWTGSDQAGLVQWFKEYTNWLTTHPYGIAESQEKNNHGTWYDVQVATFALFTGDEALAKKVLSEVGSKRIAAQIEPDGGQPLELRRTNSYNYSVMNLRAFFNLARLGEHTGVDLWHFQTEDGRSIRKALDYILNHAFGSEKWAYKNLKPIAPKVILPMTWRAARVYKDGEYAQWQTKIGKDQWPSGADVLLFPIP